From a single Lewinella sp. LCG006 genomic region:
- a CDS encoding 2TM domain-containing protein translates to MRRNRRNEPEHVRQARRKVRSKKWFFRHFSIYLAASFFFFSMNLLDGIHDPWFLYPVISWGTLVAIQYLWTFGMPFTKAGTREWEERELARELAKAGVHYEEEPLPPAQQLMSSTVNIDDHLDLKEVSKEKLAEPIYRNDDLV, encoded by the coding sequence ATGAGACGAAACAGAAGAAACGAGCCGGAACACGTCCGGCAGGCCCGCCGCAAGGTGCGTTCCAAAAAGTGGTTCTTTCGCCACTTTTCCATCTATTTGGCTGCCAGCTTTTTCTTCTTTAGTATGAATTTGCTGGATGGTATCCATGATCCATGGTTTTTGTATCCGGTCATTTCCTGGGGTACTTTGGTAGCCATCCAATACCTATGGACTTTTGGTATGCCTTTCACCAAAGCAGGCACCCGTGAATGGGAGGAACGTGAATTGGCGCGGGAGTTGGCCAAAGCTGGTGTCCATTATGAAGAGGAACCCCTGCCACCAGCGCAGCAATTAATGTCAAGCACCGTTAATATCGACGATCACCTTGATTTGAAGGAGGTCAGCAAAGAAAAATTAGCGGAACCTATTTATCGGAACGATGATTTGGTGTAG
- a CDS encoding alpha/beta fold hydrolase yields MTFTEWHTTGQYFNYRQQKIFYQQVGSGPVLVLLHGFPTASWDWHKVWPLLAEHYTLIAPDFVGFGWSDKPRKYRYSLMDQADLVEALLREKGIPHYHLLAHDYGATVAQELLARHYERKEEQSWDGHAELLSLCFLNGGIFPGTHHPRPIQNALASPLGILLTPLLSKAKLRRNFSAIFGSATQATEQEVDEFYQLIQHKNGKYLFHRLIRYMREREVHEARWVGATVRGELPQRFINGVYDPISGGHVADYYEKTVANADVVRLPEIGHYPQTEAPAAVVEGYWAFRGV; encoded by the coding sequence ATGACTTTCACAGAATGGCATACCACCGGTCAATATTTCAATTACCGGCAGCAGAAAATATTTTACCAACAGGTAGGGAGTGGTCCGGTACTGGTCTTATTACATGGTTTTCCTACTGCGAGTTGGGACTGGCACAAGGTATGGCCTTTACTGGCGGAGCATTATACCCTTATTGCACCTGATTTTGTTGGTTTTGGCTGGTCGGATAAACCGAGGAAATATCGCTATTCGCTGATGGATCAGGCGGATTTGGTGGAAGCTTTGCTGCGGGAAAAGGGTATTCCACATTACCATCTGTTGGCCCATGATTACGGAGCCACGGTGGCACAGGAACTGCTGGCGCGGCACTATGAGCGAAAGGAGGAGCAAAGCTGGGACGGACATGCTGAGCTGTTGTCTTTATGTTTTCTCAACGGAGGCATTTTCCCAGGGACGCATCATCCTCGGCCTATCCAAAACGCGCTGGCCAGTCCACTGGGGATATTGCTTACACCGCTTTTGAGCAAGGCCAAGTTGCGCAGAAATTTCAGTGCCATCTTTGGGTCAGCCACCCAGGCTACGGAGCAGGAGGTAGATGAATTTTATCAACTGATTCAGCACAAAAATGGCAAGTACTTGTTTCACCGCCTCATCCGCTACATGCGAGAACGGGAAGTGCACGAAGCCCGCTGGGTAGGCGCTACCGTGCGCGGAGAACTACCACAGCGGTTCATCAATGGGGTGTATGATCCCATCTCCGGTGGGCACGTCGCCGATTATTACGAAAAGACGGTCGCTAACGCTGACGTGGTACGGCTGCCCGAAATTGGTCACTATCCGCAAACGGAAGCGCCAGCGGCGGTGGTGGAGGGATATTGGGCCTTTCGGGGAGTTTGA
- a CDS encoding RNA polymerase sigma factor, whose amino-acid sequence MFSILQTSSVALRRDNTKTVNNRFMTEPQKTVSAAAMEAEWLEVQAAQANPARFRPLYERYYESIYRFAYRRTSDSDLSADLSSQVFLKALQRLSGYEYRGVPFSAWLFRIASNEIAQHFRDSRNQRTVSVEDHTLAEVAEEMELDEDLWKVEDLIGALDQLKPSDIEIIELRFFEQRPFKEVAEILGITESNAKVKTYRILERLKKHLSTSQTK is encoded by the coding sequence ATGTTTAGTATCTTGCAGACGAGTAGCGTCGCGTTGCGTCGCGACAATACTAAAACGGTCAATAACAGGTTCATGACGGAACCCCAAAAGACGGTGTCGGCAGCGGCTATGGAAGCCGAGTGGCTTGAAGTTCAGGCTGCGCAAGCTAATCCTGCGCGTTTCCGACCTTTATACGAACGTTATTACGAATCCATCTACCGTTTCGCCTATCGGCGTACTAGCGATTCCGATCTCTCGGCTGATCTTTCTTCTCAAGTGTTTTTGAAAGCTTTGCAGCGTCTTAGCGGCTACGAATATCGAGGTGTACCTTTTTCGGCCTGGTTGTTCCGTATTGCAAGTAACGAAATTGCCCAGCATTTTCGCGACTCTCGCAACCAACGAACCGTCAGTGTAGAAGACCATACCTTGGCGGAAGTAGCCGAAGAAATGGAACTGGACGAAGACCTCTGGAAGGTAGAAGACCTGATCGGTGCCCTGGATCAGCTCAAACCCTCAGATATCGAAATTATCGAGTTGAGGTTCTTTGAGCAACGCCCCTTCAAGGAGGTGGCTGAAATTCTGGGGATCACTGAAAGCAATGCCAAGGTAAAGACTTACCGCATTCTAGAACGACTGAAAAAGCACTTAAGCACTAGCCAAACCAAGTGA
- a CDS encoding CaiB/BaiF CoA transferase family protein has translation MQNQFFQGLKVVELASVLAGPAVGLFFAELGAEVIKIENAATGGDVTRRWKAPTEAAEKTDSAYYQSINFGKKTLFVDLKEEEGREQVEALIRAADIVIVNYRPGAAEKLQMDYESLKSLNPKIIYAELTGFGADDPRLAFDVVLQAESGFLYLTGEPDRPPVKMPVALIDILAAHQLKEGILLALLQRAQTGQGSKVSTSLYAAALASLANQATNWLIAGFAPQRLGSQHPNIAPYGDLFRTADGQELVLAVGVEAHWKKLCEVLKIAPLVSDERFATNAQRVKYRSELIPLLQERIGTFTTRKELLTLFQNHHIPAGAVRDVPDVFAQPLAQALLVNTFDESGTPIQCVKSVVFELLNCSPPKQESTKY, from the coding sequence ATGCAAAATCAGTTTTTCCAGGGTCTTAAAGTAGTAGAACTCGCAAGTGTATTAGCCGGACCAGCAGTGGGTTTGTTCTTTGCGGAACTTGGTGCCGAGGTCATCAAAATTGAAAATGCTGCTACGGGTGGCGATGTTACCCGCCGCTGGAAAGCACCTACCGAAGCCGCTGAAAAAACTGACTCTGCTTACTACCAAAGTATAAATTTTGGAAAAAAGACCTTATTTGTTGACCTGAAAGAGGAAGAGGGACGTGAGCAAGTAGAAGCATTGATTCGGGCGGCGGACATCGTCATTGTCAACTACCGCCCCGGAGCTGCTGAAAAACTGCAGATGGATTATGAAAGCCTGAAAAGCTTGAATCCGAAAATTATTTACGCCGAACTTACGGGCTTTGGTGCTGATGATCCTCGTTTGGCTTTTGATGTTGTGCTTCAAGCCGAAAGTGGATTTCTTTACCTTACCGGTGAACCAGACCGCCCACCGGTGAAGATGCCTGTGGCCCTCATTGATATTCTTGCTGCTCATCAGCTCAAGGAAGGTATCTTGCTGGCTCTGCTCCAGCGAGCACAAACGGGGCAAGGAAGCAAAGTGAGCACTAGTCTCTACGCTGCTGCACTAGCCAGCCTCGCCAACCAGGCCACCAACTGGCTAATTGCCGGTTTTGCGCCCCAGCGCCTGGGCAGTCAGCACCCCAACATTGCCCCTTACGGCGATCTTTTCCGCACGGCGGATGGTCAGGAGTTGGTCTTGGCAGTAGGTGTAGAGGCCCACTGGAAAAAGCTCTGTGAAGTCTTGAAGATTGCACCATTAGTGAGCGATGAGCGCTTCGCGACCAATGCTCAGCGGGTAAAATATCGTTCCGAGTTGATCCCCCTGCTTCAGGAACGTATCGGCACTTTTACTACCCGAAAAGAACTGTTGACCTTGTTTCAAAACCACCATATCCCCGCAGGCGCGGTAAGGGATGTGCCGGATGTTTTTGCACAACCACTGGCCCAAGCACTCCTGGTCAATACTTTTGACGAAAGTGGCACTCCCATCCAATGCGTAAAAAGCGTGGTGTTCGAACTTTTGAATTGTAGTCCTCCAAAACAAGAAAGCACGAAATATTAG
- a CDS encoding amidohydrolase, with translation MKNLLAIGFCLFAFTLLGQGEFQALVHEQAAQLEEKVIEWRRYLHEHPELSNREFETAAMVAKHLTSLGMEVRTKVGLTGVVGILRGGKPGKTVALRADMDALPVTERVDVPFASKVRTTFLGQETGVMHACGHDTHVAMLMGAAEILAGMKAEVPGTVVFIFQPAEEGAPPGEEGGAELMVKEGVLKDPAVDAIFGIHINSETPVGEVRFKPGGALAAVNRMVIRVKGKQTHGSTPWTGVDPVTISAQIILGLQTIVSRQTELTKEAAVISIGKITGGVRSNIIPEEVEMIGTIRTLDPEMQREIHERIRRTVTHIAEASGATAEVEIERGYPVTYNDPELTSMMGKTMQAVAGVDNVILTRARTGAEDFSFYAEEIPGLFVFLGGMPAGQDPSQAAPHHTPDFYIDESGLQLGVELYANFALDYLLLTKE, from the coding sequence ATGAAAAATCTTTTAGCAATAGGCTTTTGCCTGTTTGCATTCACACTCCTAGGCCAGGGCGAATTCCAGGCACTTGTACACGAGCAGGCTGCTCAATTAGAAGAAAAGGTAATTGAATGGCGCCGTTATCTGCACGAGCACCCCGAATTGAGTAATCGGGAATTTGAAACAGCAGCGATGGTGGCTAAGCATCTTACTAGCTTGGGGATGGAGGTACGCACCAAGGTGGGCCTCACTGGTGTGGTAGGAATTCTTCGGGGCGGTAAGCCCGGAAAAACAGTCGCATTGCGTGCGGATATGGACGCCCTTCCCGTCACCGAGCGCGTCGATGTCCCTTTTGCAAGTAAAGTAAGAACGACTTTTTTAGGCCAGGAAACGGGGGTGATGCACGCCTGTGGCCACGATACCCACGTAGCCATGCTGATGGGTGCTGCTGAAATTTTGGCAGGCATGAAAGCGGAGGTACCGGGTACGGTGGTCTTTATCTTCCAACCAGCAGAAGAGGGTGCTCCTCCGGGAGAAGAGGGAGGCGCAGAGCTGATGGTGAAAGAAGGGGTACTGAAAGATCCTGCGGTGGATGCTATTTTTGGTATTCATATCAACTCAGAGACGCCCGTAGGCGAAGTGAGATTTAAACCTGGTGGTGCACTGGCGGCCGTCAATCGTATGGTCATCCGCGTAAAGGGTAAACAAACCCACGGTTCTACTCCTTGGACGGGCGTTGACCCCGTGACCATCTCTGCTCAAATTATTCTAGGCTTACAAACGATTGTGAGCCGCCAAACGGAATTGACCAAAGAGGCTGCTGTCATCAGTATCGGTAAAATCACGGGTGGGGTGCGCAGCAATATTATTCCGGAAGAAGTAGAAATGATCGGCACCATCCGCACCCTGGATCCAGAAATGCAACGAGAAATCCACGAACGTATTCGTCGCACCGTCACCCATATCGCCGAAGCATCCGGTGCCACGGCCGAGGTAGAGATAGAAAGAGGCTATCCTGTTACGTACAATGATCCAGAGTTGACGAGCATGATGGGCAAAACCATGCAGGCCGTTGCAGGGGTAGATAATGTGATTTTGACGCGGGCACGCACGGGCGCCGAAGATTTTTCTTTTTACGCGGAGGAAATTCCTGGCCTTTTTGTTTTCCTTGGCGGAATGCCTGCTGGGCAAGATCCTTCCCAGGCGGCACCACACCACACGCCCGATTTCTACATTGATGAATCAGGATTACAGTTAGGTGTGGAGCTTTACGCTAATTTTGCACTCGACTATTTACTGTTGACTAAGGAGTAA
- a CDS encoding EI24 domain-containing protein, giving the protein MQSFLTGATSYLKGLQLIAKHRLWLYFWMPVLLSLVFGVLVLQTAWGVSDDLGGWLISFYPFEWGKNTFEKIATVTGGVSLVAFTLLIFRYIIMAVAAPFMSILSERLEQKMYPHLPKTNFSLPKMLSDLIRGVRIALRNVIREVVITLLLLVLGIILPIISPLVPIMIILVQAYYAGFGNFDYTLERRMGVRESVRFVKNNRTLAIGNGIVFVVLLMTIVGFLFALPLGTAAGAVVTLEKLEGNPEN; this is encoded by the coding sequence ATGCAAAGTTTTCTAACCGGAGCGACCTCCTACCTGAAAGGACTTCAACTTATCGCCAAGCACCGTCTTTGGCTCTATTTCTGGATGCCGGTATTGCTGAGTCTGGTATTTGGGGTACTGGTGTTGCAAACCGCTTGGGGAGTAAGTGATGACCTTGGTGGATGGTTGATTTCTTTTTATCCTTTTGAATGGGGAAAAAACACCTTCGAGAAAATTGCTACCGTAACGGGAGGTGTGAGCTTGGTTGCATTTACGTTGCTAATCTTTAGATATATCATCATGGCGGTAGCAGCGCCATTTATGAGTATTTTATCAGAGCGGTTAGAGCAAAAGATGTATCCTCATCTGCCAAAGACAAATTTCAGTTTACCTAAAATGCTAAGTGACCTCATACGAGGAGTGAGGATCGCATTGCGTAATGTCATTCGGGAGGTTGTCATTACTTTACTGCTTTTGGTTTTGGGTATTATTTTGCCGATCATAAGTCCGCTGGTGCCCATTATGATTATTCTGGTACAAGCCTATTATGCAGGATTTGGCAATTTTGATTATACCCTGGAGCGGCGCATGGGGGTGAGGGAAAGTGTTCGTTTTGTAAAAAATAATCGGACCCTCGCTATTGGCAATGGGATTGTTTTCGTCGTCTTGTTGATGACGATAGTAGGTTTTCTTTTTGCTTTGCCATTGGGCACAGCTGCGGGAGCCGTAGTTACTTTGGAAAAGTTAGAGGGGAATCCTGAAAACTAA
- a CDS encoding ATP-binding protein: MEEHSDNQSNTALQHQLAFLRKKERHLTIINNFATSLLRQNTVEEIIWSITTNVIAKLGFVDCVVYLLDEDRQVLVQKAAHGEKNPAAHEIINCLEIPFGKGIVGYVAQSGKSIIIKDTSTDSRYIFDDALRFSELAVPIILDGKVIGVIDSEHPERNFFTNDDLYLLETVAAMSASRISHAQAQEKLHQYRLKLEELVESRTSKLRRLVLDLRRSNKDLEQYAHAASHDLKEPVRTIASFLSLIKRRKEHIPKEETEEYLDFAIDAARRMEQLLNGLLDYAKISDTNHDLTAVDLNSVLENVKRNLSVVIADTQATICYPYLPIVAGFETLLAQFFQNLIANAIKFHRPNHAPSISLTFTKIGELYHFKFQDNGIGIEPQYADSIFKLFTRLNNKEDFEGNGLGLSLCRRIIEKHGGEISVNSKGLGYGTTFSFSLHPPTF; the protein is encoded by the coding sequence TTGGAAGAGCATTCTGATAATCAATCGAATACTGCGCTTCAGCATCAATTAGCGTTCCTGCGAAAAAAGGAGCGACACTTAACGATTATCAACAATTTTGCAACTTCTTTATTACGCCAAAACACTGTTGAAGAAATCATCTGGTCTATTACGACCAATGTAATTGCTAAACTTGGCTTTGTTGATTGTGTGGTTTATCTCTTAGATGAAGACCGACAGGTACTGGTACAGAAGGCTGCTCACGGCGAAAAAAATCCGGCAGCACACGAAATTATCAATTGCCTGGAGATCCCTTTTGGTAAAGGTATTGTAGGGTACGTTGCGCAAAGTGGAAAGTCTATTATCATCAAAGATACCAGCACTGATTCTCGGTATATTTTTGATGATGCTTTGCGTTTTTCTGAATTGGCTGTCCCGATCATCCTCGACGGGAAAGTTATTGGCGTTATTGATTCTGAACACCCGGAACGCAATTTTTTCACCAACGACGATTTGTATCTTCTGGAAACCGTAGCAGCCATGTCTGCCAGCAGGATAAGCCATGCGCAAGCCCAAGAAAAGCTTCATCAATACCGATTAAAGTTGGAAGAACTGGTGGAAAGCCGAACCAGTAAGCTCCGAAGATTGGTCCTGGATTTACGCAGATCCAATAAAGATTTGGAACAATATGCCCATGCAGCTTCTCATGATCTTAAAGAACCAGTACGTACCATTGCCAGCTTTTTGAGTTTAATCAAACGGCGAAAAGAGCATATACCAAAAGAAGAAACAGAGGAGTACCTTGACTTCGCCATCGATGCTGCTCGTAGAATGGAACAACTTCTAAATGGCTTATTGGATTATGCAAAGATTAGTGATACGAACCATGATTTAACGGCAGTAGACTTAAATAGTGTATTGGAAAATGTAAAAAGAAATCTTTCTGTAGTAATCGCAGATACCCAAGCGACCATTTGCTATCCTTATCTTCCTATTGTCGCTGGTTTTGAAACCTTACTGGCTCAATTCTTTCAAAACCTGATTGCCAATGCGATCAAATTCCACCGACCAAATCATGCTCCGTCGATTAGTTTGACTTTCACAAAAATAGGAGAGCTATATCATTTTAAGTTCCAAGACAATGGCATCGGAATAGAGCCTCAATATGCCGATAGTATTTTCAAGTTATTTACCCGTTTGAATAATAAAGAAGATTTTGAAGGAAACGGCTTGGGGTTGAGTCTTTGTCGCCGGATTATCGAAAAACATGGCGGCGAAATCAGTGTCAACTCCAAAGGTCTCGGTTACGGTACTACTTTTTCATTCTCACTACACCCCCCTACCTTTTAG
- the arsM gene encoding arsenite methyltransferase: MENKHETTASLPLADNNCCASDCCTEDNTNKSATELKALVQEKYGAIARRAAGGGCCGDQTMDYSIMADEYDELAGYAPDADLKLGCGLPTEFAKIKAGDVVVDLGSGAGNDCFVARSETGPSGQVIGVDFTDDMLMKARKNTLALGYNNVSFIKGDIESIPLPAETADVVVSNCVFNLVPNKTKAFAETHRILKTGGHFSISDIVLEGDLPPALQKDAEMYAGCVAGAIQYEDYLGLLRQQGFKHLQVQKKKPIVLPEEVLAHHLNATEIAAFSKDFGIYSITVYGEK, encoded by the coding sequence ATGGAAAACAAGCATGAAACCACGGCCAGCCTACCGCTCGCCGATAACAACTGCTGTGCCAGTGATTGCTGCACGGAGGACAACACCAACAAATCGGCTACAGAACTCAAGGCACTGGTACAAGAAAAGTATGGTGCTATCGCGCGCCGGGCAGCTGGTGGCGGTTGCTGCGGCGACCAAACCATGGACTACAGCATCATGGCCGATGAGTACGACGAACTAGCGGGTTATGCCCCCGATGCCGACCTGAAGTTGGGATGTGGCCTGCCCACGGAGTTTGCCAAGATCAAAGCAGGAGATGTAGTCGTCGATTTGGGGTCAGGAGCGGGTAACGACTGCTTTGTAGCACGCTCCGAAACAGGGCCAAGCGGACAAGTGATTGGCGTAGATTTTACGGATGACATGCTGATGAAAGCTAGAAAAAACACCCTTGCCCTGGGGTACAACAATGTGTCTTTTATAAAAGGGGACATTGAGAGCATTCCACTGCCTGCGGAAACAGCTGATGTGGTCGTCAGCAACTGTGTTTTCAACCTAGTGCCCAATAAAACAAAGGCCTTTGCGGAAACGCACCGTATCCTCAAGACCGGTGGTCATTTTAGTATTTCCGACATTGTATTGGAAGGGGATTTACCTCCAGCACTTCAAAAGGATGCAGAAATGTATGCGGGATGTGTTGCTGGTGCGATTCAATACGAAGACTATCTGGGTTTACTTCGTCAACAAGGCTTTAAGCACTTGCAAGTACAGAAAAAGAAACCAATTGTCCTCCCGGAAGAAGTGCTTGCTCACCACCTGAATGCTACTGAAATAGCTGCCTTCAGCAAAGATTTCGGCATCTACAGTATTACTGTTTATGGCGAGAAATAA
- a CDS encoding ArsR/SmtB family transcription factor, with the protein MAINKSDVFPEEVQALAALAKAMGHPARIAILQTLAQKQSCICGEIVEVMPLSQATVSQHLKALKEAGLIKGEVEGVKSCYCLNVEYLEKMSPLLHQFISNILTPTCC; encoded by the coding sequence ATGGCAATTAACAAATCAGATGTCTTTCCGGAAGAGGTACAAGCATTGGCGGCTTTAGCGAAAGCAATGGGCCATCCGGCACGGATTGCGATTTTACAGACCTTAGCACAAAAACAAAGTTGTATCTGTGGCGAGATCGTCGAAGTAATGCCTTTGTCTCAAGCTACCGTTTCCCAACATCTAAAAGCCTTGAAAGAAGCGGGCTTGATCAAGGGAGAAGTAGAGGGCGTAAAATCCTGTTATTGCCTTAATGTGGAGTACCTTGAAAAGATGAGTCCACTTTTACATCAATTCATTAGCAATATTCTCACACCAACCTGCTGTTAG
- the hemL gene encoding glutamate-1-semialdehyde 2,1-aminomutase, producing the protein MEFTNRINRSASAALFEEAKQYFPGGVNSPVRAFKSVSGPPLFIREGNGCRMTDEDGNTFLDFCCSWGPLIHGHNNDRIREFVIETLSKGTSFGTPNRMGNQLGKLILEHHSFIEKIRFVSSGTEAVMSAIRLARGVTGKNKVLKFEGCYHGHVDSLLVKAGSGLATFGTSTSAGVPESFARETLVIPLNDRDALEQTLSEHAHDIACIIVEPVPANNGLLLQEQSFLECLRLKAYKHNVLLIFDEVISGFRVGFEGAAGYYGIQPDIMTFGKIIGGGFPVGAYAASADIMSHIAPEGPVYQAGTLSANPVAMAGGYAALEQCLADGFYEAMANKTTHFVAGIQAHCDKNGYEVNIPHIGSIFWVAFSREQIRAASEIDPASMDKFKVLHHELLQRGVYLGPSGYEVGFVSAAHTTEDLEEASAHICAALDVVFGG; encoded by the coding sequence ATGGAGTTTACCAACCGCATTAACCGTTCCGCATCAGCGGCCTTGTTCGAAGAAGCGAAACAATATTTCCCAGGAGGCGTCAATTCACCAGTACGGGCTTTTAAGTCGGTATCTGGTCCACCGCTGTTTATCCGTGAAGGAAATGGTTGTCGCATGACGGATGAGGACGGCAATACTTTCCTGGATTTTTGCTGTTCTTGGGGCCCGCTTATACATGGCCACAACAATGATCGCATCCGCGAATTTGTTATAGAAACCCTGAGTAAAGGCACTTCTTTTGGTACACCGAACCGGATGGGCAACCAATTAGGTAAGCTCATCCTGGAGCACCATTCCTTTATCGAAAAGATTAGATTTGTCAGCTCGGGCACCGAAGCCGTGATGTCGGCTATTCGCCTCGCACGTGGTGTGACCGGTAAGAACAAGGTCCTCAAATTTGAAGGCTGTTATCATGGGCACGTTGATAGTTTGTTGGTAAAAGCAGGCTCTGGGCTGGCTACTTTTGGTACCTCTACCTCTGCTGGTGTCCCTGAATCTTTTGCGCGAGAAACCCTGGTGATTCCTCTTAATGACCGCGATGCACTTGAGCAGACCCTCAGTGAGCACGCGCACGATATTGCCTGTATCATTGTTGAGCCCGTGCCCGCCAACAATGGCCTGCTGCTACAGGAACAGAGCTTTCTGGAATGCCTTCGGCTCAAAGCCTATAAGCACAATGTGCTGCTTATTTTCGATGAGGTCATTTCTGGTTTCAGAGTAGGCTTCGAAGGTGCGGCAGGGTATTACGGCATTCAGCCTGATATTATGACTTTCGGGAAAATCATTGGCGGCGGATTCCCCGTTGGCGCTTATGCGGCCAGTGCCGACATCATGTCACACATCGCACCCGAGGGACCTGTCTACCAAGCGGGTACTTTATCGGCCAATCCCGTCGCGATGGCGGGCGGTTACGCTGCTTTAGAGCAATGTCTGGCAGATGGTTTTTACGAAGCCATGGCCAACAAGACCACTCATTTCGTAGCGGGCATCCAGGCACATTGCGACAAAAACGGCTATGAAGTCAATATACCTCACATCGGATCTATCTTTTGGGTGGCTTTTAGCCGTGAGCAAATCCGTGCCGCCAGCGAAATTGATCCGGCCAGTATGGACAAGTTCAAAGTACTTCACCATGAGCTTTTACAACGAGGGGTATATCTCGGGCCTTCCGGCTATGAGGTAGGCTTCGTCAGCGCTGCTCACACCACAGAAGATCTCGAAGAAGCCAGTGCTCATATTTGTGCAGCACTTGATGTAGTGTTTGGTGGTTAA
- a CDS encoding AsnC family protein, with product MILSTISIAADYWPLILGLALLLTVMFLYLRKKMIQTREKQKELIEKIAALEEKIAKQSAEIPTGKKSEIRLVKEEIEKAIDTKLGASSWDILNLLIENPSTSNKEIAEKVSLSVEGVSSSLRRMYVSFGVKTANNKRIALVMKALELSEVPIDKEQS from the coding sequence ATGATATTATCAACTATTAGCATCGCCGCTGATTATTGGCCCTTGATTTTAGGCTTGGCGTTATTGTTGACAGTGATGTTTTTGTACTTAAGGAAAAAGATGATTCAAACAAGGGAAAAGCAAAAAGAGCTGATTGAAAAAATTGCTGCATTAGAAGAAAAAATAGCTAAGCAATCCGCCGAAATACCTACGGGGAAAAAAAGCGAAATACGCTTGGTTAAAGAGGAAATTGAAAAGGCAATTGATACAAAACTGGGTGCTTCCTCCTGGGATATACTCAACCTCCTGATCGAAAATCCATCTACAAGTAACAAGGAGATTGCTGAAAAAGTCTCTTTGAGCGTAGAGGGTGTAAGTTCGTCCTTGAGAAGAATGTACGTTTCCTTTGGGGTGAAAACCGCTAATAATAAACGAATTGCGCTGGTGATGAAGGCTTTGGAGCTTTCGGAAGTTCCTATAGATAAGGAACAATCCTGA